Proteins encoded together in one Arvicanthis niloticus isolate mArvNil1 chromosome 7, mArvNil1.pat.X, whole genome shotgun sequence window:
- the LOC143443107 gene encoding uncharacterized protein LOC143443107, whose protein sequence is MKRKRGSCCFHLWTWEQRWRENHSILLVQEIKFDYREKLCRACQIARATQEQTSSLICRICSSILLRTNPPSALFATNGQETTGKPAPHTALTEKEQQQESYVSNIFHQSQSD, encoded by the exons atgaagaggaaaagaggcagtTGCTGTTTCCACTTGTGGACATGGGAGCAGAGGTGGAGAGAGAACCATAGCATCCTCCTTGTGCAAGAAATTAAATTTGACTACAGAGAAAAGTTATGCAG AGCCTGCCAGATTGCCAGAGCCACCCAGGAACAGACTTCCTCTCTAATCTGTCGCATCTGTTCATCCATCCTACTCCGAACTAATCCTCCAAGCGCACTGTTTGCCACAAATGGGCAGGAGACAACTGGG AAGCCCGCTCCACACACAGCCTTGACTGAAAAGGAACAG CAACAGGAATCCTACGTCTCTAATATTTTCCACCAGAGTCAATCAGACTGA